One part of the Clostridia bacterium genome encodes these proteins:
- a CDS encoding oligopeptide/dipeptide ABC transporter ATP-binding protein — protein sequence MSIPILQIESLKKHFPVRKGLFNKQVTIKYVVDGISFKIENGQTVALVGESGCGKSVLLRTIIGLESPTDGNIYFKGQRYDQMKKQEIKEMRRRVQLIFQDSLASLHPRFTIAMSLEEPLILNGMSDAKKREEIIIDTLNQVGLDPEFRFRYPEQLSGGQRQRVIIARALVERPELILADEPISALDVSLQAQVLNFLMDLQEKYSLSMLFVAHDLAVVRQIAEHIMIMYAGVIVESAPGAEIYINAKHPYTKVLLESAPSISKGIKDEGFNLNLKIGDTVDPASPPPGCLFNTRCIYADEECMSIRPEPKEVAPNHLVCCHKV from the coding sequence GTGAGTATACCGATTTTACAAATTGAAAGTCTCAAAAAGCATTTTCCTGTTCGCAAGGGCTTGTTCAATAAACAGGTGACAATAAAATATGTTGTAGACGGCATAAGCTTTAAAATTGAAAATGGTCAGACTGTCGCGTTGGTTGGCGAGTCAGGCTGTGGTAAATCAGTATTATTGCGCACAATCATAGGATTAGAGAGTCCTACGGATGGTAATATTTACTTCAAGGGACAACGCTATGATCAGATGAAAAAGCAAGAGATAAAGGAAATGCGGCGCAGGGTTCAGCTGATATTTCAAGACTCATTAGCTTCACTACACCCACGCTTTACCATAGCAATGTCGCTGGAAGAGCCATTGATTTTAAATGGAATGTCGGACGCAAAAAAGCGCGAAGAGATCATAATTGACACCCTTAACCAGGTAGGACTTGACCCGGAATTTCGCTTTAGATATCCAGAACAGCTTTCCGGAGGGCAGCGTCAACGTGTTATTATTGCAAGGGCTTTAGTGGAACGTCCTGAGTTAATACTAGCAGATGAGCCTATTTCGGCATTAGACGTTTCATTGCAGGCACAGGTGCTCAATTTTCTTATGGATCTGCAGGAAAAGTATTCTCTTTCCATGTTATTTGTGGCACATGACTTAGCAGTTGTGCGACAAATTGCAGAACATATCATGATTATGTATGCGGGTGTTATTGTTGAATCCGCACCCGGAGCTGAGATATATATAAATGCAAAACATCCATACACTAAAGTATTGCTGGAATCCGCACCGAGCATATCAAAGGGAATAAAAGATGAAGGATTCAATTTGAATTTAAAGATCGGAGATACGGTGGATCCAGCTTCGCCACCACCAGGATGTTTATTCAATACTAGGTGTATATATGCAGATGAAGAATGCATGTCCATAAGGCCGGAGCCAAAAGAAGTTGCACCAAACCATCTTGTATGTTGTCACAAAGTTTAA
- a CDS encoding transglutaminase domain-containing protein, whose protein sequence is MRLRRLLVLLLIIFAVISIKLPETFQLLGTKVRLLPLALPVYDIDADAEVRSSGEFHAIMLDAIREVKDGVKVLIVKYDEKTYDVDAAFKSILAENVGLGFVSGCNATFTRALGKESAAVELKLQYIYPREKIISMRAETDSKANDIINSIIKPGMSDYEKVLAVHDHVVKSSRYDRLNADSNNVPALEHEAYGVLVKGIGVCDSYAKAVKLLLEKAGVQCILVEGSKAGDAGQRPADVDHAWNIVKLNGEYYHVDATWDDVSEERDSTELVYHHFNINDEEMQKTHIWDKGKYPPCTGTKYNYFEYNKLIANSQAEVLSMMTKAVSGREKRLLVKIADYKSSAYNIEELIKKAAEKSSLNQGISAKWIINDSLGIVDIEFEY, encoded by the coding sequence ATGAGACTAAGAAGACTATTAGTGCTCCTTTTAATAATATTTGCTGTTATCAGCATTAAGCTTCCTGAAACCTTCCAACTGCTAGGCACAAAGGTAAGGCTTCTTCCCTTGGCTCTGCCCGTATATGATATTGATGCAGACGCAGAAGTCAGAAGTAGTGGCGAGTTCCATGCCATAATGCTTGATGCCATCAGGGAAGTAAAGGATGGTGTGAAGGTACTGATAGTTAAATACGATGAAAAAACCTATGATGTAGACGCTGCGTTTAAGAGTATATTGGCTGAGAACGTCGGACTGGGGTTTGTATCGGGCTGCAATGCAACTTTTACAAGAGCATTGGGAAAAGAATCGGCAGCTGTTGAATTGAAGCTGCAGTACATATACCCAAGAGAAAAGATTATCTCTATGCGCGCTGAGACGGATAGCAAAGCAAATGACATTATCAACAGTATAATAAAGCCCGGAATGAGTGATTACGAAAAAGTCCTGGCAGTTCATGACCATGTGGTTAAGAGCTCAAGATATGACAGATTGAATGCAGACAGCAATAATGTGCCTGCTCTGGAGCATGAAGCTTATGGAGTGCTTGTAAAAGGGATTGGAGTTTGTGACAGCTATGCCAAAGCGGTTAAACTGCTTTTGGAAAAGGCGGGAGTTCAATGCATTCTTGTGGAGGGCAGCAAAGCCGGAGATGCCGGACAAAGACCTGCTGATGTTGATCATGCATGGAATATTGTAAAGCTGAACGGAGAATACTACCATGTAGATGCTACTTGGGATGACGTATCGGAGGAAAGGGACAGCACAGAGCTGGTTTATCATCATTTCAACATCAACGATGAGGAAATGCAAAAGACGCATATATGGGATAAAGGCAAATACCCTCCTTGCACTGGCACAAAATACAACTATTTTGAATATAACAAGCTTATAGCAAATAGCCAGGCTGAAGTTCTTTCAATGATGACAAAAGCTGTTTCCGGTCGGGAAAAGAGGCTGTTAGTAAAGATTGCCGACTATAAAAGTTCTGCATACAATATTGAAGAGCTGATAAAAAAGGCTGCAGAAAAAAGCAGTCTCAATCAGGGCATAAGTGCAAAATGGATAATAAATGACTCCCTTGGGATAGTTGATATTGAGTTTGAATATTGA
- the metG gene encoding methionine--tRNA ligase has protein sequence MSGKKFYMTTAIAYTSRVPHIGNTYEAVLADSIARFKRMTGHDVYFLTGTDEHGQKIQEQAEADGLKPQEHVDRIAGEIRRIWDFMNVSYDQFIRTTDKQHEETVQKIFKKLYEQGDIYKSSYEGLYCTPCESFYTESQLVEGKCPDCGREVAHASEEAYFFKLSKYQSRLMKHIEENPNFIWPESRKNEMINNFLKPGLQDLCVSRTSFNWGVPVSFDDKHVIYVWIDALSNYITALGYNPEGESGELFNKYWPADLHLIGKDIVRFHTIYWPIILMALGVELPKQVYGHPWLLMGKDKMSKSKGNVIYAEELVKLFGVDAVRYYLLKEMPFGQDGNITYEHMIAKMNTDLANNLGNLVNRTVAMVSKYFEGKIAEPTDKEAIDDELIDLALVTPGRVEARMNEYRTADALDEVMTLLKRSNKYIDETQPWVLAKEESKKGRLAAVLYNLLESIRIASVLLYPFIPDTALEIQRQINAQKTDWASLKAFGGTIVGTAVNEAKPLFARIDEEKKLAEISAIKEAEEQKAETVEEEKKAVSAEVPQEDKYITIDDFAKIDLRVAKVLECEKVEGSDKLLKLQLEVGGEKRQVVSGIAKYYAPEALVGKYVVLVANLKPVKLRGVESNGMILAASNDEALTVLTPLTEIKSGSQVS, from the coding sequence ATGAGTGGTAAAAAGTTTTATATGACTACAGCAATAGCATATACCTCGCGAGTACCTCATATAGGAAATACCTACGAGGCGGTTCTGGCAGACTCGATAGCAAGGTTTAAAAGAATGACGGGACATGATGTATATTTCCTGACCGGCACAGATGAACACGGTCAGAAAATTCAGGAGCAGGCGGAGGCTGATGGCTTGAAGCCTCAGGAGCATGTTGACAGGATAGCTGGAGAAATAAGAAGAATATGGGACTTCATGAATGTAAGCTATGACCAGTTCATAAGGACAACAGACAAGCAGCACGAAGAGACAGTTCAAAAGATATTCAAGAAGCTTTATGAGCAGGGGGACATATACAAGAGCTCCTATGAAGGACTGTACTGCACTCCATGTGAGTCCTTTTACACCGAGTCCCAGCTGGTGGAAGGGAAGTGCCCTGACTGCGGAAGGGAAGTGGCACATGCCAGCGAGGAAGCATACTTTTTCAAACTGTCCAAGTATCAGAGCAGACTGATGAAGCACATAGAAGAAAACCCGAACTTCATATGGCCTGAATCCAGAAAAAATGAGATGATAAACAACTTCTTAAAGCCCGGCCTCCAGGACCTGTGTGTGTCCAGAACCTCCTTCAACTGGGGTGTGCCTGTAAGCTTTGATGATAAGCATGTTATATATGTATGGATAGATGCGTTGTCAAACTATATTACAGCTTTGGGATATAATCCGGAAGGAGAAAGCGGAGAGCTCTTCAACAAATACTGGCCAGCTGATCTGCACCTGATAGGAAAGGATATTGTCAGATTCCATACCATATATTGGCCGATAATACTCATGGCTCTTGGTGTTGAGCTGCCAAAGCAAGTTTATGGCCATCCGTGGCTTTTGATGGGCAAAGACAAAATGTCAAAATCAAAGGGTAACGTAATATACGCGGAGGAGCTTGTAAAGTTGTTTGGAGTGGATGCGGTAAGATATTACCTGTTGAAGGAAATGCCCTTTGGACAGGATGGAAACATCACTTATGAGCACATGATTGCCAAAATGAACACCGATTTGGCAAATAACCTGGGCAATCTTGTAAATCGTACTGTTGCAATGGTAAGCAAGTATTTTGAAGGTAAGATAGCTGAGCCCACCGATAAGGAAGCAATAGATGACGAGCTTATAGACCTGGCTCTTGTGACTCCTGGCAGAGTTGAAGCAAGAATGAATGAGTACAGGACAGCTGATGCGCTTGATGAGGTTATGACCTTGCTCAAGAGGAGCAACAAATATATAGACGAGACCCAGCCTTGGGTGCTTGCAAAGGAAGAAAGCAAGAAAGGCAGACTCGCAGCGGTATTGTATAATTTACTCGAGAGCATCAGGATAGCTTCTGTGCTGTTGTATCCATTTATTCCTGATACCGCATTGGAGATTCAAAGGCAGATAAATGCACAGAAAACTGATTGGGCATCTTTAAAGGCTTTTGGCGGAACTATTGTCGGAACTGCTGTGAATGAAGCGAAACCTTTATTCGCTAGAATAGATGAAGAAAAGAAGCTGGCAGAGATCAGCGCTATAAAAGAAGCGGAAGAGCAGAAGGCAGAGACGGTTGAGGAAGAGAAGAAAGCGGTGTCCGCAGAGGTGCCGCAAGAGGATAAGTATATAACTATAGATGACTTTGCGAAAATTGACTTGAGGGTTGCCAAGGTGCTGGAGTGCGAGAAGGTCGAGGGCTCCGACAAGCTCTTGAAGCTGCAGCTTGAGGTTGGCGGCGAGAAGCGCCAGGTGGTTTCCGGCATTGCGAAATATTATGCGCCTGAAGCTTTGGTCGGCAAGTATGTGGTTTTGGTGGCTAACCTCAAACCGGTGAAGCTCCGTGGAGTGGAATCCAATGGAATGATATTGGCTGCCTCTAATGATGAGGCTCTTACAGTTCTCACTCCTCTCACAGAGATAAAATCAGGCTCACAAGTAAGCTAG
- a CDS encoding TatD family hydrolase, whose product MLFDTHAHLDDDKFDEDRDEVVSQCTEAGVDLILNAGSNIQTSVKSIALAEKYKFIYAAVGVHPHDASDMDEETAGVLAALAENKKVRAIGEIGLDYHYDLSPRDVQKRRFIEQIDLARQLKLPVIVHDRESHGDVMDIFKKTRIKEVGGVLHSFSGSAEMVLECLKLGLYISISGSVTFNNARKTVEAVKEVPLDMLLIETDSPYLTPVPNRGKRNYPGYVRLVAEKIAEIKGITFEEVAQKTRSNGKRLFGIE is encoded by the coding sequence ATGCTTTTTGATACACATGCCCATTTGGATGACGACAAGTTTGATGAGGACAGGGATGAGGTTGTAAGCCAGTGCACTGAAGCTGGTGTGGACTTGATTCTTAACGCTGGCAGTAATATTCAGACCTCCGTAAAGTCCATTGCTTTGGCGGAGAAATATAAGTTCATTTATGCAGCTGTGGGGGTTCACCCCCACGATGCATCGGATATGGATGAGGAAACCGCAGGAGTGCTGGCTGCCCTTGCAGAGAACAAGAAAGTCAGGGCTATTGGGGAAATCGGTCTAGACTATCACTATGACCTGTCGCCCAGGGATGTGCAGAAACGTCGTTTTATTGAGCAGATAGACCTGGCGAGGCAGCTTAAGCTTCCGGTGATTGTGCATGACAGGGAGTCTCATGGAGATGTTATGGATATATTTAAGAAAACCCGCATCAAAGAGGTGGGCGGAGTGCTGCACAGCTTTTCGGGAAGTGCTGAGATGGTCTTGGAGTGTCTTAAGCTGGGACTGTACATTTCCATTAGCGGCTCCGTTACATTCAATAACGCAAGAAAGACTGTTGAAGCAGTTAAGGAAGTTCCGCTTGACATGCTTCTCATTGAGACAGATAGCCCATATCTTACGCCTGTTCCCAACAGAGGCAAGAGGAATTATCCGGGCTATGTGAGGCTGGTGGCAGAGAAGATAGCAGAGATAAAGGGTATAACCTTTGAAGAAGTGGCGCAGAAGACCAGGTCAAATGGGAAGCGCCTATTCGGAATAGAATAG
- a CDS encoding TatD family nuclease-associated radical SAM protein → MITYEIKDALYINLTNRCANSCSFCVRNQPEGIGVDLWLRKEPSLEEILGDIKNPENYSEIVFCGYGEPLERLMEVIEICKELKKKGVRIRINTNGQANLIWKRNVVPELKGLVDSVSISLNAKNAEDYVKLCRPEYGEEAYKAVLEFAKECVKYIPEVWLTVVDVISAHDIELCRSIVCSMGAQFRVRHYC, encoded by the coding sequence ATGATTACTTATGAAATCAAGGATGCCCTTTATATAAATCTGACCAACAGGTGTGCAAACAGCTGCTCTTTTTGTGTTAGAAACCAGCCTGAGGGTATAGGCGTTGACCTTTGGCTTCGCAAGGAGCCGAGCCTTGAGGAAATCCTTGGAGACATAAAAAACCCAGAGAATTATAGTGAAATTGTGTTTTGCGGTTATGGAGAACCACTTGAGCGGCTTATGGAAGTAATTGAGATATGCAAGGAGCTTAAGAAAAAAGGAGTCAGGATAAGGATTAATACTAACGGCCAAGCAAATCTGATATGGAAGAGAAATGTTGTGCCTGAGCTTAAGGGGCTGGTGGATTCCGTATCTATAAGCTTAAATGCAAAGAACGCAGAGGACTATGTGAAGCTTTGCAGACCGGAATATGGTGAGGAAGCATATAAGGCTGTATTGGAGTTTGCAAAGGAATGTGTAAAATATATACCTGAGGTTTGGCTCACAGTTGTTGATGTGATTTCTGCTCATGACATAGAATTGTGCAGGAGTATAGTATGTAGTATGGGAGCACAGTTTAGGGTGAGGCACTACTGTTGA